The proteins below come from a single Ictidomys tridecemlineatus isolate mIctTri1 chromosome 8, mIctTri1.hap1, whole genome shotgun sequence genomic window:
- the Khdc1l gene encoding KHDC1-like protein, which translates to MSTVGKKAWWTLPENFHSPLVLYMEEDLEKHIFGQGDEYLRSIEVHSHTLIQLEPWFTATGQTRVIVVGPPRARKWLLSMIRSLGSRDWCCQDQGLEMLRRVRSQPLTDHELIATTIVESDTLFLSLAVRMIWAISGFPSPIAWLF; encoded by the exons ATGAGCACCGTTGGCAAGAAGGCGTGGTGGACCTTACCTGAAAACTTTCATTCTCCACTGGTACTTTACATGGAAGAAGACCTAGAGAAGCACATATTTG GTCAAGGAGATGAATACCTTCGTAGTATTGAGGTGCATAGCCACACTCTCATTCAGCTGGAGCCATGGTTCACAGCCACAGGCCAGACTCGAGTTATAGTGGTTGGACCACCTAGAGCAAGAAAGTGGCTGCTGAGTATGATCCGGAGTTTGGGGAGCCGGGATTGGTGCTGTCAGGACCAAG GCCTGGAGATGTTACGGCGTGTCCGGAGCCAGCCCCTGACCGATCATGAGCTAATTGCCACCACCATCGTGGAATCAGATACCTTGTTTCTATCATTGGCCGTCAGAATGATTTGGGCCATCTCAGGGTTCCCATCACCAATTGCATGGTTATTTTAG